The genomic segment AGCAGCAAACGCGGGATCCAGTCCCAGGTTGGGCGAAGCAGAACCCCAGCCTCCGGTAACAAACATGGATAACTGAGGATTGAATTTACTAAGGACAGAGCTTCTTAGCGCCTCGCTTTTTCTAATATTAGCCTGTGCACTTTTAAATTCGGCCCTGCGCCCCAGTACCTCGTCCAATTCCAGAAATGCAGGTAAATCCATCTGTTCATCCATGCCTGCCAGTTCCTCCATCTTTTTTTCCGGATCTTCACCCATCAGGGTATGTAACCGGTACATAGATAACGTATGATTTTTCCGGGCTGTAATATACTGCAGTTCCGCCTCTTTTTGGCGCGTTGAGATCATCAGTAAATCCGTTTTGCTTATCAATCCGTCTTCAAACCGGTCCGATATCACCCGGTGCTGCTCCTCAACGATACGCCGGTATTCCTCTGCCGCATCCAGCAAAGCCTGCGTAGCCGCCGCCTGCCAGTAAACAGCTTCCGCCTGATATACAATCTGATCCATACTCAGCTCCTCGCTTAACTCAGCCAATAAAAGCTCTTCACTGGCCACCTTGTTCTGGGCTTTCACAGCTCCTCCCATATACAGCGGCTGACTCAATGTTAGCTGTCCGTAATAGGTATGGTTGTGGTATTCGCCAACGGCTCCGTCCCATTTGTCCAATTCTTTCAAATCAAGCGTACCTTGTGCACTGAAATCCAGTTTTGGGAGATACCCGGTACGGGCAATCCCTTTGGCAGCCGATGCTGCTATCTTGCTTTCGTGTGCCTGTTTAAGCACCTGGCTGTAGGCAAGCACCCGCTCCCGGTACATATCGGGAGTGAGTGAAACCTGCCCAATCAATACTTGGGTTAAACCCAATACCACACACACGATTATTAATTTCTTTTTCATATTCATTCTTTCGTGTTAGATTCATAAATGTGATGGATCGAGCAATACGCCACCGGAAGCACAAATAAAGTCAGCGCCGAAGCCACCAGCAATCCTCCCATGATGGTGGCTGCCATACCCCCGAACATGGCGTCGAACAGCAGAGGCAACATACCCAGAATGGTAGTCCCCGATGCCATGGCTACAGGCACAATACGGCTTGTGGTCGCAATGATCACCGCCTTGTATGGCTCAACCCCCTGTGCAACCTCCAGACCGATCTGGTCGATCAAAACAATTGAATTCTTGATATTCATCCCAATTAATCCGAGTACCCCCAGAATTGCAAAAAAGTCCAGCGTCTTCCCCATAACTACCAGTCCTAACACCACACCGATAAAGATGAGCGGTAGCATCAGTATAATCACTACCGGCTTCCGGTACGTTCTGAACAGCAGCAATAAGGTCACAAAAATCAGGAAGAAGGTAAGCGGCAGATTGGCTGCCAACGCTTTGTTACTGTCATCCTGACTCTCCTTCTCTCCAAAGTAGCGGATCGAATAACCTTCGGGCACTACAATATTCTTGTGAACCGCCTCCATCACCTCGTTAAAGGCCTCGGCCGAGTTCTTCCCCCGTACCGGATCGGCCTGTGCCATCATCAGTTTTTGCCGGTTGTACACCTTAACCACCGGAAATTCGAATAAAAGATCGAAGGCAGACACCACCTGCTCCAGACTTGTGGTCGTCTTCTGTGTCCCGAACACCGGCAACGTACGCATATTATTAATCTTAAACGAATCGATATTGCTTCCCTTAAGTAAAATAGGGATAGAGAGATCTCCCTCGCGGAATTCCCCCAACGGCATACCCGAAGTCCCTATCTGAATACTCTGCGCCATACTCTGCCTGCTCACCCCCAATGGGAGGGCCCGTGCCTGACTGAATTCCGGTTTCCACACCGGAACCTTGTTGCCCCACGAATTCCGGATATTCTTCAGGCCCGGATTCCGGTGCATCAGCTCCATGGTACGGTTGGTAAGCGCAACCAACGTATCGGTATTATTCCCTATAAATCCTATCTCGATGGTGGCATCCGTGGCGGGCGACAGCTTAAACAGCGTACTCCGTATAATTATATTGGGATAATTCTCCATCATGTACTTCTCGAAATTCGCCTCTGTTTTCTGTGTATCATCCGAATCGTGCAATTCAACCAGCACATTGGCAAAGTTCGGTTTAGGACCCACGCTAGTACTGGCCAGATAATAACGTAACGGCGAGCTACCCATGGTTACAGACACATGCTTCACTTTCGGGTTCTTCAACAGGTTGGCTTCAACCCGCTGCATATCACGCTCCACCTCCCTGATGCCGTATCCATCGGGGAAAAAGGCATCCGCCCTGAAGTAGGGCTTGTCCATCGTGGGGAAAAAATTCTGAGGCAGCAGCCCCATGGCGACCAGCGAAAGCACGAAGGCACCCACCACCACGCAAAGAGAAAGCACCCTTCGCCTGATCAGAAAAGCAAGTATTCTTTCAAATTTCTTATACAAAGGACGGTCGTAAGGATCCTTACCATCTTTGCTGGGCTGGTCCTTCAATATAAAATTGCCGAACGAGGTGGTCTGAGTAAGAGCAAGCAACCAACTTAATCCCAGCGAAATAGCCAGTACCACAAACAATGGTTTAACAATCTCGGCCACGGCAGCCGGAGCAAGGTACAACGGCAGGAAAGAACAAACCGCAATAAATGTAGCCCCCAGTAACCCCCAAACCGGTCCCATAGCACCGTCTATCAGCGCCTTGCGTCGTTCCACACCCCGGGCGATGGCAATCTGTGCATTATCAGTAACCACGATGGCATTGTCAACCAACATCCCCATGGCGATAATAAAACCGGCCAGCGACGTACGGTTTAGTCCCACTCCCAGCAGCGACATCACCAGCAAAGTGCCCCCGATAGAGAAAATCAGCGACGATCCTATCAGCATTCCCGCCCTGAACCCCATTACCAACATGATAATTACAATCACAATCAGCAGCGACTCAACCAGATTCAGGATAAACCCGTTGTTGGCCTCTTTGGCTATCACATTCTCAGGGTACAATGTAACCAGTTCGATGCCTGCAGGAATCAGCGACTCAATCTCGGCCAGTTTTGCCTCAACCAGATCGCCTGTTTTCACCACATCCTTCATCGGATCAGACGATATCCCTATCCCTATGGCCGGTTTACCGTCCACCCGCATCAAGGTTGAAGGCGGATTGAGGTATCCCTTTTCAATACGGGCAAAATCGCCCAACCGCACCGACTGCCCGTTGGCCGTAGGAATAAGCTGGTTGCTGATGTCGGCAATCGAGGTGTAAGTACCATCGGCAACCACCTTCAGCTGTTGCTGATCCGCCACAATTTCTCCTGCGTTTATAATCTGGTTCTGCGACTGCAGCAGCTGCCCCAGCATCTTCGGGTCCACCCCCATGGAAGCAAGTCTGTTTACCGATATAAACACATTCACCACCTCCGTCTGCACACCAAACAGACTTACCTTGGTAACTCCGTCTACTGTAACCACGTGTGTTTTAATCTCCTCCGCCCAATCACGCATCTCCTTGTAGGTAAATCCCTTATCGGCGGTAAGCGCATAGTAGATACCAAATACATCCCCAAAGTCGTCGTTTACAATAGGAACCGAAGCCCCAGAAGGTAACGAAGGCTGTATGTTAAGAACCTTACGTCTTAATTCATCCCATTTCTGCGGAATAGACGATGCCGGAAGCGAAGGCAGAAACTCCACATTCACCTTAGACATACCGTACATTGACTCCGACTTAATCTTATATACTCCACTCATACTCTGTACCTCGCGCGAGATAGGTTCGGTAACAAGCCGTTCCACCTCTTCCGGGGTAGCTCCCGCGAAGCGGGTCATAATCACTGCTGTCTTGATCACGAAAGGTGCATCCTCTTTTTTCCCCAGCCTGCCAAACGAAAAAATACCGCCAATAAGCAGAACAGCCAGGAAGAAATAGACCACCTTGGTATTATCCAACGAATATTTTGCCAGATTCATGCTCTATCCTCCCTAATTAACAGGTTTAACCAAACTTCCGTCTACCAGCTGATATACCCCGGCCGATACAATAACCTCTCCGGGAGTCAACCCTTCTGATACCAGAAACATGGCATCCCCGGTAGGAGATAGCACCTGCACCTGCCTGCGTTCCACCTTATTATCTTTCACCATCCACACATATCTGTTCTTAGTGGTGGGATCTTCGAATACAGCCGATAGGGGAATCGCTATACTTCCGCCCGGTATGAATGTCTCTACATTTGCGCTGAACTGAATATTACAGGTAAATCCCGGTTTAACATCATACACCTTACGGTCGAATGCCGGATCGTCAATCAGTACCGATACCGGAATCCCGGTACCATAGGTAGAGATATCCACAAACTCCTCCAGCGAAGCATTAAAGACATGCCCCTGAAACGCATCGAACTCCACTTTGAACGACTGCTTGTCGGACTTCAGCAGACTTACATATACGTCCGGCATGGTGAATTTGATACGCAATTTGTCAGTATTCACCAACGTTACTACAGAAGCACCCGAAGTAACCCGCTGGTAATTCTCAACCAGCCGCTTCTCGATGGATCCGGCAAACGGAGCATACAGCTTCGTATCCCGCATGTTGTTAGAAGATAATTCGTAGGCCGACTTACTCCGTTGGTAATTCGCCTCGCTAATCTCATATTCCTGTTTGGAAATGGCCTGCTTGGCTAAAAGGCGTTTATTCCGTTCCAGCTGCGCACCGGCCGTTTCGAATGTGGCTTTATCAGCTGCATACTGCAAAGCCAGGTCGCGGGGATCAATCTCGGCAATAAGCTGTCCTTTCTTTACCCGCTCCCCTTCAATTACAGGTAGGTTTATAATCTGCCCGTTTACCCTGAAGGCCAGATTTACAAAATCCACAGGCTCCACAATCCCCGAAAACTCTTTCCGGATATCGGAATAGGCTTCAACTGTGGCAATTTTAACAGGAATAATACGATCACCGTCTTTTGTTTTTGTTTGCGAACAAGCCATCAAGGCTGCGACGGATAGGATAGTAAATAAATGTTTTTTGTTCATAGATAAACAATCTTATATGGAAATTAGAAATATTAGAATGTATACTTAATATAACATTCCCATTATAATAATTGTTTGTAGAAAAGCTTATATCAAAAAACAAAAATACCCGGTTCTTTAGAGCCGGGTACCAGTATTAAGAAGGATTTCTTCTTCTAGCTTATCTGAAAACCTGACTCATAGGTCTTCCTATCCAGACCTGAGGTTGTTGTAACCCAAACAACGCAGCAATGGTCGAAGCACAGTCAAATTGCATCATACTTTCTTCAAACAAACCGCTTTTACGGATATTCTTGCCAGCAATAATAAAAGGTGTCTCCATCTCCATCATCGATTTTCCTCCGTGCCCTTTATCGATGCCACCGTGATCGGAAGTTACTATTATAACCGAATCATCGTAAATGCCCGCATCCTTCATGGCTGCAATGATTTTACCGATGTATGCGTCCAGTTCATTTAATTTTGCATAGTAAGCCTCCGTGTTGTGTCCGTCCTGATGTCCAACATGGTCCGGATTGTCAAAGCAAACGGCAGCCAATACAGGCTTCTTGTCCTTTATATATCTGCAGGCCATGTCACACAGAGCAGTAGGGTTTTTTGTATAATCGGGCGACTGCTCGTAATAATTAAGAGACAATGTGTCTACCAGATATTTGATGCCGTCCCATTCATACAGACAGCCTATTTCTGCTTTGGGATCGGCCTTTCTCAGTAACCCGAAAATAGTGGGAAAGATATTATTTTCGGTAACAACCCTCGACGGAAGTTCCGGAGTTTTCGACCCCCAATCCGTATACCCGTGCAATTCCGGACCGGCACCCATAAACATGGAAGCCCAATTCACCGCACTCGACGATGGAAGAACACTCCGCTTCTTCAAGGTATAAGCACCCTCCTGCATCAGCTTCTTAACATGAGGCATATCAGCTTTCTCCACACTGTAAGAACCCCATCCGTCCAAACCAATCAGAATTACATGGCCTGCTTTCCTGTTGGAAGCAAACACCGCCGATGAGAGCGTAAACAAGGCAATCACCATTGCCAGAACAAAACGTTTATTCATTTTTCTGTTATTTAGATTTATCTGTCAAATGTAATAATAAATGCGTTATAAGTTGGGAGGGTGTTAATATAGTTCAGGTTCTTTTTTTTATCATGACTTGATCTACTATAATATTTTGTTTGCTATTGTTTATTAAGATTACTTTAACGGTAGTTTTGTGGCCTTTATAATCATTCTCTGTTTTAAATGGTAATGTAAACGACTCAAAAAATGGTTTTATATTATATATAGCATCAAAATAGCCAACAACCTTGCTACTAACAGGTTTTAAATTTTCTACTCGAATCTTAAGATTGCCGGTATTACATGCCTGAAAATGTACATTGTAATTTTGAGTATGATCTAAATAAACCAATTGATATATGGAGTCTCCAGGAGCAATGCTTACTCCTTGCTTTCCGGAAATAACCTTTTCTTTTTCAATACCAGCTGAGCCTTCCCAGGGGAACAGTGAGTTACCGTACTCAAAATCACCATTTGGTAATTCGTTATTCTTTTCAAGATCCCATTGATAAAAACGGATATAATCTACCTCCATACTTGCCTTGCCTCCTTTTGCATAAATCCCCAGGTAAAGATTCATCATATGATTAGGCGATTTAATGTCAGAGGGATCCCACCATTCTTTAACCAACTTTCCATCAATATAAAATTTGAGCCCTGCAGGCGTCCATAACATACCATGGGTGATCCACTTATTTTGAAAATCTCCCGGCACAATATGATGTCCTATATTTTTTTTAAAAGTACCATCGGCAGCTACGTTTCCGTGTAAAACTATTTCTGTATTCAGGTATTCACAAAGATCAATTTCAAATACTTGCCCTGAAGGACGTATTCCTTCTACATCAATAGCATGATTCCCTTTCTCTATGAAGTACTTAAGATCTGGTCCCGGAGAGTCAAGCCAAAAAGCACCATTAACCATTTTTGCATCTTTTGATGCGTTTCTACGGATACGAGCCTCAATGTAACCACCAACAAAGTTGGCAGATAAACAGGTATCTCTATTCCAATCGTATGTTTGTATAGAAGATATTTTTCGTCCGGAAGGCCAATAAGCTTTTTCGGGGAACAGTTCATTCGTATATAAAACAAGAGTAGAGTCCGTAAAAAACATTGCAGGCATAGGCAGATTATTCTCTTTAAATGCCTCATAATTTGTTTTATCAATAAAATCCCATGTCGAATAATATTGAGTACTCCACTGGTTTGTATCTAACCTGCCCTCATTAAATTCGTCGTGCCAAACTAATTTCAATCCATCTGGCACATCTTTTTCAAGCTTTAGGCCGCAGTTGGAAATCGATGCAGGCTGACTTATACATTCAATAAATTTTCCGAATATTAAAAGGAATATAAAAAGTAGTCTGTGCATTATTTAAAGTTTATAAACAGGTCCCGCATATAAAAAACCAGCATATATGCCAGCAGAAGTGCGAGACCTGTTAGCTGTTATTATTAGTAGCCTGTATTCTGTATGATAATTCCCTTTCCTTCGTTAATTACACTTTGAGGTATAGGAAATAAAACATATTCGGGTTTGGTGGTTAATGATCCCCTATCCTTAGCGTATTGAATATACTTGCCATGACGAATCAAGTCGGACCGTCTAACCCCTTCAAACCAGAACTCGTGACCTCTTTCAAGCAATAATTTGTCCAAAAAATCATCAACAGATACAAACTGACTAGATGAATAAGCCTGCAAACCTGCACGAATACGAACACGATTGAGTAAACTAACAGCTTCTTGTGTAACAGCATTTCCATTACGCACAATAGCTTCGGAAAGTAATGTAATTACATCTGCGTATCGGTAGATTACCCAGTCAACCTGGCTTTCTTCTCCGGTTGCAATAGGATCTTCGCCGTACTTTACAGGAATAGCTCCTAGAAAAAGAACATTGTATTTATCCTTGTTAGCCTGATTATACCGGATTCCATCCGATCCTGTAAAATCGCCAACCAACACATCGAAACGGTTATCTTCTTTTTCAAAAGTGTTGTAAAACTCCCAAGGAACACGATAGCCATTCCATTTTTGAATACTCAGATTTTTAGTAGGGTATTGACTAGGTAGAGCATGTGCCAGCCAAAGTTGCTGATTTACACTCCTATCGGATTGGCATGCCCAAATAATCTCTGCATTTTTCTCATTTTCTAACGTAAAGATATCCTTATAACTGCTTTGTACCAAATCATATCCATATTCACTTTTGGTAAGCTCTCGCCCTATCTTTTCCGCTTTGTCCCATTGCTTCTCATGCATATAGAGTTTCATCAACACTGTATAGGCTAGTCCTTTTGTGAAACGACCATAATTTTGAGAATTTCTATCATAATTTGCAGGTAATACTTTAGCCGCTTCAAGTAATTCCATTTCAATAAATTTGACCATCTCTTCTTTTGTTGGTCGTGGAATTATTTTATCCTCCAGAGGATTTTTCAATTCATCAAGGGTGGCTACAGGAATCGGACCATACCAATCATATAGTAAATATGCAAGCCATCCTCTTCCACAATGTAGTTCCGCAAGGAAAATATTTTTCTTGTCCTCAGCCATTTCTATTTGCGAAACTCTTTCCATCGTGAGTGTCATTTTGCTGATGTCGCGAACATGATTGATATAAAATCTCCCTACGTAAGAATGATCAGGTGTCCATGCATGATCTGTAAGAGGTTCCCAAACAGTTCCACCCCATTGACAATCAGCTAAATCAGTCGTCATATCACCGATGATCTGAACTCCGGATGCAGTACTAAAAATACCACTATACCAATTAGATCTGAAGGGGGAATAGGCAGCAGATGTAACCAATGCATCAGCATCAACATCATTTACAGGAAATATTCCCGGATTAATTACATCATACATTTCCGATTCAAGATTCATACAAGAACTCATTGAACAGACTAATAAGAGAGAATATAATAACTTTTTCATAAAAAATCAATTAATAAGTTTTTGTCAGAAAGTAATATCAATTCCCAAACTGTAACTTCTTACATTTGGATATGCGTATGAATTTGTATCTGTTTCAGGATCCAACCCTTTATATGGTGTAATTGTGAATGGATTGTAAACATCTGCAAATACTCGTAAATTGGACAATATTCCGTTGCGTTTTAGTGGAATGTTATATCCAAGTGTAATGTTCCTCATTCGTAAGAACCATATCTTTTTGAAGTAATAATCACCTGTTCCATAAGAACTTTTATTCTGGAAGTACCCTGGAAGGTTACCGTTTGTGTTTTCGGAACTCCATACATCGTGTATTGCGGTTGTTTGGTTGTAACCTCTTCGTAGATCAGGAACCAGACCAATCCAGTTTGTTTGATAGCTACCTGATGATAATTTATCAAATTGACCGTATACATACAGGTTCAGATCAAAATTCTTGTATGTGAAAGTATTATTGAACCCAAATAAGTACCCAGGATCAGAAGATCCATAAAACACTTTGTCTGCATCATCTAATTTACCATCAGGGACACCGGATTTCATTGGTTTACCCGAATTATCAACCATAATTTTTCCATTGTTGTCCAACTTGAATCCATCAATATCCTTAATTTTTACCTGACCGGGAAGTGCACCAGGCATATGTTTAATTTGCTCATTTATTTGAACTAGTCCGTCAGACAAATATCCATACCAACCACGCATTGGGGCATTGTATATTGAATAGGCTGAGGGTTTCCAGCTAGGGTCACGTTCTTTCCATTTGTCTCTGTATAAAGAGAAGGTAAGATCGGATGACCAACTAAAATCTTTTGTTTCAACATTTCGAGTGTTTATTGTAAGTTCGAAACCCTGACTTTGGGTTTTCCCTACATTAGCTGCTATACGGTCAATTTCATGATAGGATAATAGCGGTCTTTCATTTAGTAAATCGGAAACTACTTTGTTGAAATATTCGGCAGTCAGATTTATACGATTATTTATAAAACCCAGATCTACTCCAATATTCCATTCTCTGGTTGTCTCCCATTTGAGGTTTGGATTTCCCATTTGCGATAAGTATACACCCTTATGTTCAGTGTCGCCAAAAGCATTGTTATTACCAACGCCGTAATAGCTGATTGCCCGGTTTCCAATATTCGAGTTACCGGTTTCTCCATAACTTATTCTAAGTTTACCATTGGATAATACATTTTTTGCCTTTTCCATAAATCCTTCTTCAAGGAAACGCCAACCTAAAGCAACAGAAGGAAAGTATCCCCACCGGTTGTTTTCCGATAAATTAGATGCTCCATCAGCTCGGAATGTAGCTGTAACAAGGTATTTACTCTGAAAAGAATAATTTAAGCGACTAAAGAACGAAGCCATCCTGTTTCGGGTAGCCCATGAGCCAACATTTGGTTTTGGAGCAGCCCCAGCTCCCAAATTATTAAAGAGGAACCCATCAATAAGAAAATTGTTGTTTCCGGCACTTAAACCTTCATTGTCGAAAATCTGATATGAATAACCTCCCAGTGCACTAAACGAATGTCCATTTGATTCAAATAGATAATTGGCTGTTAATTCAGTAAGATAATCGGATTTGTCTCCCTGCGAAACAGAGGCCTTTCCTCCCTCTTTAAATCCATATAATGTCGTTTTTGGCAAATAAGTCTTTCTTTTTTGATAATTACGGTCCAGTCCGAAATTAGCTTTGATTTTTAGATTTTTAATTGGTTCCGCTTCGATAAATACTGTGGCTAAAACCCTTTCCTTAATTGTTTTGTCGGTAATTTCTAAAAGTGAGACTGGGTTTGGCAAAAATGCTGCGGCATCATTGAGAACATAATTTCCATTTTCATCTTTGATCGGAATTAACGGATTAAACTGAGCAGCAGACACCATGATTCCGGCATATTCATTGCCCCCATCTCCTAATGACACATTATCATAGTTATTTCTCGACAGCGTAAGATTAATACCCGATTTGATATACTTACTTAATTTCTGATCCAAATTGATTCGGCCTGAAAATCTCTCCATCCCATTGTTTTTTACAATACCCTCTTGTTTGAAATAATTACCAGAAACAAGATATTGTGTATACTCATTTCCTCCATTCATCGAAATATTATGCTGGGTCTGATATCCCATCCGGGTAATCTCATCAAACCATTTTGTATTGTGGACAGGATTATTGATTTCATCATTCGAATACCTGGGTGAAAAAGGGGTAGATATTTCCGCTTCTGTTTTGCTGCCATATGGATATACTTTGTTATTGAGCTTCCAATCTTCTTTCAGATAAGTATTCGTATACTGCATAAACTCTTTGGCATCAAGTAAGTCATACGATTTCGCAATTTCCTGGACAGATGCACTACCAGAATATTTCACTTTGGGAGCTCCGCTTTTACCTCTTTTGGTCGTAACAATAATTACACCATTGCCGGCTCTTGCACCATAGATTGCTGTAGAGCTGGCATCTTTCAAAACTTCAATAGATTCTATATCATTAGGATTTATGGATGCAAGGATGTTGTCCTTTTTCCCATCACTGTAGCGATTTCCACTGTCCAGATTTCCCGGATCTGAGACAGGAAATCCATCGATGATAATTAATGGATCGTTACCTGCTTTATCGGATGAAGCTGCCCCACGGATTCGAAATTCAGTTCCCCCTCCTGGTTGAGCACTAACCGTGTTAACTTGTAAACCGGCTGCTTTTCCAGCCATTGCCTGACCGATTGAAGAGATTGTAGTAATTCGGGTATCATCCATTTTAACAGAAGAAATTGCTCCGGTTAAATCACTTTTCTTTTGTACGCCATAACCAATCACTACTACTTCATCCAGCGTTTTGGTATCCTCCTGCAATTTTATTGTAATTGAATTACGCCCGGACACGCTAACCTCCTGCGAATTAAAGCCGATATAGGAGATCAGCAATGTAGAGTTTTCGGCCACTTCCAGTTTGAAATTACCGTCTATATCGGTAATCGTACCGTTGGCAGCCATTCCTTTTTCGATTACATTGGCTCCAATCACAGGTACTCCGCCGGCATCCGTAACAACACCTGATATTTTTTTCTGTTTTTGCGGCACATTGTTTACGTTACTAGCTTTCTTTACAACGATGTTCTTTCCCTTTATCTCGTAACTTACATCCTGGCCGGATAGAATTTGTTTAACTACGGCATCCACTGGCTGGTCGGATGCTTCAATACTTATCTTTTTGCTGGTGTTCACATCACCCGATGAAAAAACAAACGAGTAACCGTTTTTTTCTTTCAGGGTTTCCATGGCCTGCTTAACTGTTGTGCTTTTTATATGCAGACTTACGTTTTGTGAAAAAATCAATGAGTTCAGGCAAAACAAAGCCAGGGTCACACAGATGACCTTTTTCTTTATTTTCATAAATTAATGAAATTTAGTTGAATAAAATCTTTAATAAATTCATTCCTGAAAGTTGAATCTTTATCTTTGTGGTTCCTTCAGGATTTGTGTAGCGCATGTCCGGAGAATTTGTAACCGGGAGATGAGTCAGATCTCCCGGTTCTTTTTTAGGGACACGAAGCAGTTTTTTTTAGGTTAACCAGTCTCTTTTTCTTCCATGTCCTCTCTACTTTAAAGTTATTACTATGTTGCGTTCACGTTTGCTATATGCAATTTTATCTGTCGAAGCCAGAATATTCAATATTTCGTCAATTGTTTGTTCTTTACGTACAAAGTTTCCGTAAAAACGATAATTGTTCAGCGTATCGTCGGCTATTTGTATATTTACATTGTAAGCACGTTCAAGCTCTTTGGCAATGTCGGGTAATAATTTCTCATCAAAAAAGAGATACCCTTTAGTCCATTCAGTAGCATACCCCGTTTTACCGCGAACCAACTGAGTTTTACCATTTCTCTTGTTCAGTACAATCTTCTCATCGGGTAGGAGAGGAAGCGTCTCTTCTCTATTTAAATGATTGATCATACTAACTTTCCCTTCCAGAAGACTAACCACGGCCTCGGCATCATCATCGTAGTTACGGAGGTTAAATGTCGTTCCCAATACCTCAACCGACAGTTCGCGGGCCTGAATCCTGAAAGGAAGATCTTTATTTTTAGTCACCTCAAAGTAACCCTCACCCGAAAGTTGTAAATTACGGTTATCCACACCGAATCCCTGCGAATAGATAATCTTTGATCCTGCATTCAGATGTACGCGCGTTCCGTCTGGCAGTCTAAGGATGCTGTTCGAACCCATCGGAACCTCCACCACCATATCCTGAAAACGGTTTCGCATTACGTTTCCCCCCTGCCAATAAGCAGAATATGTAACAAGCAGCAATAAAGCCACCACAGCTGCAGTATAGGCATATTTTTTCAAGATAAGCTTTCGCTCTTTCGATTGTTTTTGCTCCCTCACGCGGTTTAGAAATTTCTGAAAACCTTTATCGCTGTCAAAGGATGATGTATCTTTTGCACTTATAGAGGCAAGCCATATTTCTCTCCTTGTGTGAAAATAACGTTCGTTTTCGGCAGACGCATCAATCCACCTTTCCAGTTCCCGTTGCTCCTCTTCGTTTAGTCTGTGAGACAGGTATTCGGAAATAAGGTCATCCATACGTGTATTTTCTTCAGTTTGCTTCATAATTTTTGCCGCTTATTAATATAG from the Macellibacteroides fermentans genome contains:
- a CDS encoding glycoside hydrolase family 16 protein, translating into MHRLLFIFLLIFGKFIECISQPASISNCGLKLEKDVPDGLKLVWHDEFNEGRLDTNQWSTQYYSTWDFIDKTNYEAFKENNLPMPAMFFTDSTLVLYTNELFPEKAYWPSGRKISSIQTYDWNRDTCLSANFVGGYIEARIRRNASKDAKMVNGAFWLDSPGPDLKYFIEKGNHAIDVEGIRPSGQVFEIDLCEYLNTEIVLHGNVAADGTFKKNIGHHIVPGDFQNKWITHGMLWTPAGLKFYIDGKLVKEWWDPSDIKSPNHMMNLYLGIYAKGGKASMEVDYIRFYQWDLEKNNELPNGDFEYGNSLFPWEGSAGIEKEKVISGKQGVSIAPGDSIYQLVYLDHTQNYNVHFQACNTGNLKIRVENLKPVSSKVVGYFDAIYNIKPFFESFTLPFKTENDYKGHKTTVKVILINNSKQNIIVDQVMIKKRT
- a CDS encoding RagB/SusD family nutrient uptake outer membrane protein, translated to MKKLLYSLLLVCSMSSCMNLESEMYDVINPGIFPVNDVDADALVTSAAYSPFRSNWYSGIFSTASGVQIIGDMTTDLADCQWGGTVWEPLTDHAWTPDHSYVGRFYINHVRDISKMTLTMERVSQIEMAEDKKNIFLAELHCGRGWLAYLLYDWYGPIPVATLDELKNPLEDKIIPRPTKEEMVKFIEMELLEAAKVLPANYDRNSQNYGRFTKGLAYTVLMKLYMHEKQWDKAEKIGRELTKSEYGYDLVQSSYKDIFTLENEKNAEIIWACQSDRSVNQQLWLAHALPSQYPTKNLSIQKWNGYRVPWEFYNTFEKEDNRFDVLVGDFTGSDGIRYNQANKDKYNVLFLGAIPVKYGEDPIATGEESQVDWVIYRYADVITLLSEAIVRNGNAVTQEAVSLLNRVRIRAGLQAYSSSQFVSVDDFLDKLLLERGHEFWFEGVRRSDLIRHGKYIQYAKDRGSLTTKPEYVLFPIPQSVINEGKGIIIQNTGY
- a CDS encoding TonB-dependent receptor → MKIKKKVICVTLALFCLNSLIFSQNVSLHIKSTTVKQAMETLKEKNGYSFVFSSGDVNTSKKISIEASDQPVDAVVKQILSGQDVSYEIKGKNIVVKKASNVNNVPQKQKKISGVVTDAGGVPVIGANVIEKGMAANGTITDIDGNFKLEVAENSTLLISYIGFNSQEVSVSGRNSITIKLQEDTKTLDEVVVIGYGVQKKSDLTGAISSVKMDDTRITTISSIGQAMAGKAAGLQVNTVSAQPGGGTEFRIRGAASSDKAGNDPLIIIDGFPVSDPGNLDSGNRYSDGKKDNILASINPNDIESIEVLKDASSTAIYGARAGNGVIIVTTKRGKSGAPKVKYSGSASVQEIAKSYDLLDAKEFMQYTNTYLKEDWKLNNKVYPYGSKTEAEISTPFSPRYSNDEINNPVHNTKWFDEITRMGYQTQHNISMNGGNEYTQYLVSGNYFKQEGIVKNNGMERFSGRINLDQKLSKYIKSGINLTLSRNNYDNVSLGDGGNEYAGIMVSAAQFNPLIPIKDENGNYVLNDAAAFLPNPVSLLEITDKTIKERVLATVFIEAEPIKNLKIKANFGLDRNYQKRKTYLPKTTLYGFKEGGKASVSQGDKSDYLTELTANYLFESNGHSFSALGGYSYQIFDNEGLSAGNNNFLIDGFLFNNLGAGAAPKPNVGSWATRNRMASFFSRLNYSFQSKYLVTATFRADGASNLSENNRWGYFPSVALGWRFLEEGFMEKAKNVLSNGKLRISYGETGNSNIGNRAISYYGVGNNNAFGDTEHKGVYLSQMGNPNLKWETTREWNIGVDLGFINNRINLTAEYFNKVVSDLLNERPLLSYHEIDRIAANVGKTQSQGFELTINTRNVETKDFSWSSDLTFSLYRDKWKERDPSWKPSAYSIYNAPMRGWYGYLSDGLVQINEQIKHMPGALPGQVKIKDIDGFKLDNNGKIMVDNSGKPMKSGVPDGKLDDADKVFYGSSDPGYLFGFNNTFTYKNFDLNLYVYGQFDKLSSGSYQTNWIGLVPDLRRGYNQTTAIHDVWSSENTNGNLPGYFQNKSSYGTGDYYFKKIWFLRMRNITLGYNIPLKRNGILSNLRVFADVYNPFTITPYKGLDPETDTNSYAYPNVRSYSLGIDITF